A region of Geobacillus sp. 46C-IIa DNA encodes the following proteins:
- a CDS encoding DUF6044 family protein gives MAVQSEQRFFLLALGVIALYVSPLFILGENAHIRVHDNLDSNIAWYKVLAESGQITGPLDANIPQIANGELSRNALGSELTGIVWLHALFPTMTAYALSQTITRVVAFLGMYLLLKTHFLPEPRWMAVRIGVALAFALTLFWPSGMLSTLGMPLALWAFLNIRKGERSWKNYAVLTLLPFYSSFVLGFFFFLAAMGALWLLDVLRGKGWNIRFFLSIAYMTLLYLLVEYRLVYSFLWEDEPTSRDEYFHARLTFWHCVRLTWKNFLLGHHHVMTEHTFFILPVWFIALFLVFANQRWKEERVFLFLFGLNVALSAWYAFWFYKGWLPLTERFHFLDTFNFARFHFLRPLIIYVQFALALKIMWQSSEKGKTWAKRLLAAQIILVFLINEELVFRYEPTVKQFYAEKQFQEIKEYIGLPVSEYRVVSIGLHPAIAQYNGFYTLDTYNNFYPLSYKYEFRKIIERELAKSKTIRTYFDEWGGRCYIFTSELGKRYMFTKQSKKRLKNLQLNTRQLKKMGGRYIFSAVPIDNAAENRLALQKVFTSDESAWTIYLYKVQ, from the coding sequence ATGGCCGTACAAAGTGAACAGCGATTTTTCCTTTTGGCGCTTGGCGTCATCGCCCTTTATGTGTCCCCGCTGTTTATCCTTGGCGAGAATGCGCACATTCGCGTCCACGATAATTTGGATTCCAACATCGCCTGGTATAAAGTGCTCGCTGAAAGCGGGCAAATCACCGGGCCGCTTGATGCGAACATTCCGCAAATCGCCAACGGCGAATTGTCGAGAAACGCCCTTGGCTCGGAGTTGACCGGCATCGTCTGGCTGCACGCTCTGTTTCCCACGATGACCGCTTATGCGCTCAGCCAGACGATCACAAGGGTGGTGGCGTTTTTGGGCATGTATTTGTTGTTGAAAACGCATTTCCTGCCTGAGCCGCGTTGGATGGCTGTTCGCATCGGTGTGGCGCTCGCCTTTGCGCTGACGCTGTTTTGGCCGTCAGGGATGTTAAGCACGTTAGGCATGCCGCTCGCGCTTTGGGCGTTTTTGAACATCCGGAAGGGAGAGCGGTCGTGGAAAAATTACGCCGTGCTGACGCTTCTCCCGTTTTATTCGAGTTTTGTGCTCGGTTTCTTTTTCTTTCTTGCCGCTATGGGCGCTCTTTGGCTTTTGGATGTGCTGCGCGGAAAGGGATGGAACATCCGTTTTTTCCTTTCCATCGCGTATATGACGCTGCTTTATTTGCTGGTCGAGTACCGGCTTGTGTACTCATTTTTATGGGAAGACGAGCCGACGAGCCGGGATGAGTACTTCCACGCGCGCCTGACGTTTTGGCATTGTGTCCGTTTAACATGGAAAAACTTTCTTCTCGGCCATCATCACGTCATGACCGAGCATACGTTTTTTATTTTACCGGTCTGGTTCATCGCGTTGTTCCTCGTTTTTGCTAACCAACGATGGAAAGAGGAACGGGTGTTTCTTTTCTTGTTTGGGCTGAATGTCGCGCTGTCGGCATGGTACGCCTTTTGGTTTTATAAAGGGTGGCTGCCGCTGACCGAGCGATTTCACTTTTTAGACACGTTTAACTTCGCCCGCTTCCATTTTTTGCGTCCGCTGATCATTTATGTGCAGTTTGCGCTGGCGTTGAAAATCATGTGGCAATCGAGCGAAAAGGGGAAAACGTGGGCGAAACGGTTGTTAGCGGCGCAAATTATCCTTGTGTTTTTAATTAACGAGGAACTCGTCTTCCGTTATGAACCGACGGTGAAACAATTTTATGCGGAAAAACAATTCCAAGAAATCAAAGAATACATCGGGCTTCCGGTGTCCGAGTACCGCGTCGTCAGCATCGGCCTTCATCCGGCCATCGCCCAATACAACGGGTTTTACACGCTTGATACGTACAACAACTTTTACCCGTTGTCATACAAATACGAGTTCCGCAAAATCATTGAACGTGAACTGGCGAAAAGCAAAACGATTCGTACGTATTTTGATGAGTGGGGCGGGCGCTGCTACATCTTTACGTCAGAACTCGGGAAACGGTATATGTTTACAAAACAGTCGAAAAAACGGCTGAAAAACTTGCAGTTAAATACGAGGCAGTTAAAAAAAATGGGCGGCCGCTATATTTTCTCGGCTGTTCCGATTGACAATGCGGCTGAAAACAGGCTTGCACTCCAAAAAGTATTCACTTCCGACGAATCGGCATGGACGATTTATTTGTATAAAGTACAATAG
- a CDS encoding DUF2238 domain-containing protein, whose amino-acid sequence MEQARQTRVHGLLLLIVAAVFVWSAIRPASYAVWALEVTPALIGLVTVIALYQRFRLTTMSYVIVALLAIIMLIGGHYIYSKVPLFNWMKDDFHFERNHYDRFGHFLKGTFAIVLREILLRKTPLPRGAWLFTIVTSMSLAIAALYEIIEWLVSIISKGGKASKDFLGTQGDIWDTQWDMLCTLIGTLIALWLLSRWHDRQLARLDQPRG is encoded by the coding sequence ATGGAGCAGGCAAGACAAACCCGCGTTCATGGATTGTTGCTGTTGATCGTTGCCGCCGTGTTCGTTTGGTCGGCCATTCGCCCAGCCAGCTATGCAGTATGGGCGCTCGAGGTCACTCCGGCGCTTATTGGGCTTGTGACCGTGATCGCCCTTTACCAACGCTTTCGGCTGACAACGATGTCGTATGTCATCGTCGCCTTGTTGGCGATCATCATGTTGATCGGCGGCCATTATATTTATTCCAAAGTCCCCCTTTTTAACTGGATGAAAGATGATTTCCATTTCGAGCGCAATCATTACGACCGGTTTGGCCATTTCCTCAAAGGGACATTTGCGATCGTCCTTCGGGAAATTTTATTGAGGAAAACGCCGTTGCCGCGCGGCGCTTGGCTTTTCACGATCGTCACAAGCATGTCGCTCGCCATCGCTGCCCTGTATGAGATCATCGAATGGCTAGTGTCCATTATCTCCAAAGGAGGCAAGGCATCAAAAGACTTTTTGGGCACGCAAGGCGATATTTGGGACACGCAATGGGATATGTTATGTACATTGATCGGGACGCTGATTGCCCTATGGCTGCTCTCAAGGTGGCACGACAGGCAGCTTGCACGGCTCGATCAACCTCGCGGCTAA
- a CDS encoding putative holin-like toxin: MVTIADALTLMIAFASLVVAVIAVAKDKK; encoded by the coding sequence ATGGTGACGATTGCCGATGCGCTGACGCTCATGATTGCGTTTGCGTCGCTCGTCGTTGCGGTGATCGCCGTCGCAAAAGACAAAAAGTAA
- a CDS encoding MBL fold metallo-hydrolase, whose amino-acid sequence MTDEQLHYGEDYRFIPATSAASGVGVSVLPDLYCRTIQIVNICLVGRPDDRTFVLVDAGMPGSADDIISVVEQRFGEGSRPQAIILTHGHFDHVGAIVELVEHWNVPVYAHPAELPYLTGKARYPEPDASVEGGFIAKISPFFPNEPIQLGNRVQPLPADGTVPHLPEFRWIHTPGHTPGHISLFRPRDAALIAGDAFVTVRQDSLYKVLTQQTEISGPPRYYTIDWHAARESVRKLAALLPSVAITGHGAPVSGEELREGLTKLARDFDRIAVPDYGKYVQ is encoded by the coding sequence ATGACTGATGAACAGCTGCACTATGGGGAAGACTACCGTTTCATTCCCGCGACATCGGCAGCAAGCGGTGTCGGCGTCAGCGTGCTGCCCGATTTGTACTGCCGTACGATCCAAATCGTGAACATTTGTCTTGTCGGCCGCCCGGACGACCGCACGTTTGTATTGGTCGACGCTGGCATGCCGGGATCGGCTGATGACATTATTTCCGTTGTGGAACAACGGTTTGGAGAGGGCAGCCGTCCGCAGGCCATTATTTTAACCCACGGCCATTTTGACCACGTCGGGGCGATTGTCGAGCTCGTAGAACATTGGAATGTCCCGGTGTATGCCCACCCGGCCGAACTCCCGTATTTGACTGGAAAAGCCCGCTACCCTGAGCCGGACGCTTCCGTCGAGGGCGGCTTCATCGCCAAAATCTCACCGTTTTTTCCGAACGAGCCGATTCAGTTAGGCAACCGCGTCCAGCCGCTCCCTGCGGACGGCACCGTCCCGCACTTGCCGGAGTTCCGCTGGATCCACACACCGGGACACACCCCAGGCCATATTTCCTTATTCCGACCGCGCGATGCCGCCTTAATCGCCGGCGACGCGTTCGTCACCGTCCGTCAAGACTCGCTGTATAAAGTATTGACCCAGCAAACAGAGATTAGCGGCCCGCCGCGCTATTATACAATCGATTGGCACGCTGCCCGCGAGTCAGTGCGCAAGTTAGCGGCGCTCCTTCCATCAGTTGCCATCACGGGGCACGGCGCCCCTGTCTCCGGCGAAGAGCTGCGCGAAGGATTGACAAAACTCGCCCGTGATTTTGACCGCATCGCTGTCCCGGACTATGGGAAGTATGTCCAGTAG
- a CDS encoding phasin family protein, whose translation MSILKKGLAFGLGLAIASKEQAEKLIDELVKKGELSLDESKEVIDQWKQQTEARKAEVQRLVREQIKQVVDKLDLATKEDVRQLEERIRRLEEKEQSGQ comes from the coding sequence ATGAGCATTTTGAAAAAGGGGTTGGCGTTTGGGCTTGGACTAGCCATTGCCAGCAAAGAACAAGCGGAAAAATTGATCGATGAGTTGGTCAAAAAAGGAGAGCTGTCACTCGATGAATCGAAAGAAGTGATCGACCAATGGAAGCAGCAAACCGAAGCGCGGAAAGCGGAAGTGCAGCGGCTTGTGCGCGAGCAAATCAAACAAGTGGTTGACAAGCTTGATTTAGCGACGAAGGAAGACGTGCGGCAGCTCGAGGAGCGGATCCGCCGCCTCGAAGAAAAGGAACAAAGCGGGCAGTAA